Part of the Natranaerobius trueperi genome, AAAACTTGAACAAATTAAAGAAGAACTGGTGAAGGTGGGAAAGGAACGCGGTTTCCTAACTTATAAGGAAATTATGGATCAGTTAGCAGAATTTCAGTTATCTAGTGAGCAAGTAGACGAATTTTACGAAGTCTTAACTCAAGCGGGGATTGATGTCGTAGATGCAGTTGGTGAGGTTGATCCTGATGACCCGACAAAGGCTGAACTAGATCTGTCATTACCTGAAGGGGTAGAAGTTAGTGATCCTGTTCGAATGTATCTTAAAGAGATTGGGAAGATCCCCCTTCTATCACCAGATGAAGAGATCAATCTCGCTAAACAAATAGAAGAAGGAGATGAAATGGCTAAAAGAAAATTAGCTGAGGCAAATCTCCGTTTAGTGGTAAGTATTGCTAAGAAATACGTAGGAAGAGGTATGTTATTTCTAGATTTAATTCAAGAAGGAAACCTAGGGTTAATTAAAGCAGTAGAGAAATTTGATTATAGAAAAGGGTATAAATTTAGTACCTATGCAACTTGGTGGATACGACAGGCTATAACTAGAGCTATTGCAGATCAGGCTAGAACAATTAGGATTCCTGTACACATGGTTGAGACTATTAATAAATTAATTCGCGTTTCTCGTCAATTGGTACAAGATCTTGGTAGGGAACCTTTACCAGAAGAAATTGCTGAAGAAATGGATATGAGTGAAGATAAAGTTAGAGAAATAATGAAAATAGCTCAAGAACCTGTTAGTTTAGAAACACCAATTGGAGAAGAAGATGATAGTTCTTTAGGTGATTTTATAGAAGATCAAGACGCAAGACCACCTGCTGATGCAGCTGCATTTGAGCTGTTAAAGGGTCAATTAGAAGAAGTTTTAGATAGTCTTACAGAGAGAGAACAAAAAGTATTGCGCTTGAGATTTGGTCTTGATGATGGTAGAACAAGAACTCTTGAAGAAGTAGGCAAACACTTTGGAGTAACAAGAGAGAGAATACGTCAAATTGAAGCTAAAGCACTTAGAAAACTAAGACATCCAATGAGAAGTAAGAGGTTGAAAGATTATTTAGATTAACTTAAAAAAATTTTAAAAAACTGTTGACTAATCTACTGTTTTTGAGTATAATAATTAATG contains:
- the rpoD gene encoding RNA polymerase sigma factor RpoD; amino-acid sequence: MTEKNQKLEQIKEELVKVGKERGFLTYKEIMDQLAEFQLSSEQVDEFYEVLTQAGIDVVDAVGEVDPDDPTKAELDLSLPEGVEVSDPVRMYLKEIGKIPLLSPDEEINLAKQIEEGDEMAKRKLAEANLRLVVSIAKKYVGRGMLFLDLIQEGNLGLIKAVEKFDYRKGYKFSTYATWWIRQAITRAIADQARTIRIPVHMVETINKLIRVSRQLVQDLGREPLPEEIAEEMDMSEDKVREIMKIAQEPVSLETPIGEEDDSSLGDFIEDQDARPPADAAAFELLKGQLEEVLDSLTEREQKVLRLRFGLDDGRTRTLEEVGKHFGVTRERIRQIEAKALRKLRHPMRSKRLKDYLD